From Vibrio crassostreae, one genomic window encodes:
- the fliS gene encoding flagellar export chaperone FliS: MRGSLQAYKKVSVDSQLTAASPHKIVQMLMAGAIERLIQGKAAMQAGNIPVKGERLGKALDIIISLRSCLSMDDGGDIAKNLDQLYEFMITQISAANHKNDPQPIDDVIDIIREIKSAWDQIPNEYHNLTSADVGI, translated from the coding sequence ATGCGCGGTTCTTTACAGGCATATAAAAAGGTATCAGTGGATAGTCAGCTAACGGCTGCCTCACCGCATAAGATTGTACAGATGCTAATGGCAGGTGCTATCGAGCGTTTGATTCAAGGTAAAGCGGCAATGCAAGCGGGTAACATCCCGGTGAAAGGTGAGCGACTTGGTAAGGCTCTAGATATCATTATTAGCCTACGCAGTTGCCTATCTATGGACGATGGTGGCGATATTGCGAAAAACCTAGATCAACTTTATGAGTTCATGATCACGCAAATTTCTGCGGCAAATCACAAAAATGACCCACAGCCTATTGATGATGTTATCGATATTATTCGCGAAATTAAGAGCGCTTGGGACCAAATTCCGAACGAATATCACAACTTGACGTCTGCTGACGTAGGTATTTAA
- a CDS encoding sigma-54 dependent transcriptional regulator: MQGLAKLLVVDDSAQDRHNLSTILEFVGESCEVISSEQARKVDWSLQWAGCIIGTIKGKGFNALLNEKLVHANHIPLLVIGKNNHPVDELTNYVGELELPLNYPQLSDALRHCKDFLGRKGVQVVSSARKNTLFRSLVGQSAGIQEVRHLIEQVSSTEANVLILGESGTGKEVVARNIHYHSKRRTGPFVPVNCGAIPPDLLESELFGHEKGAFTGAITARKGRFELAEGGTLFLDEIGDMPMAMQVKLLRVLQERCFERVGGNSTIQADVRVIAATHRNLEDMIDDDLFREDLYYRLNVFPIEMPALQDRKEDIPLLLQELMTRMEAEGSMPICFTARAINSLMEHYWPGNVRELANLVERMVILYPNSLVDVNHLPTKYRYSDIPEFQPEFNSFVSEEEQERDALSDLFAEDFSFDQQDELADNANAPQELPPEGVNLKELLADMEVNMINQALEAQGGIVARAADMLGMRRTTLVEKMRKYNLQR; this comes from the coding sequence ATGCAAGGTTTGGCAAAACTGCTTGTCGTCGACGATAGCGCTCAAGATCGTCACAATTTAAGCACAATATTAGAGTTTGTAGGAGAGAGCTGCGAAGTAATCAGCTCTGAACAAGCACGTAAAGTTGACTGGTCACTACAGTGGGCCGGCTGCATTATTGGTACCATTAAAGGTAAAGGCTTCAACGCATTACTGAATGAAAAGCTTGTTCACGCCAATCACATCCCTTTACTGGTGATTGGCAAAAACAATCACCCGGTTGACGAGTTGACTAACTATGTTGGTGAGCTTGAACTTCCTCTTAACTACCCTCAATTAAGTGATGCATTAAGACACTGTAAAGACTTCTTAGGTCGCAAAGGTGTTCAAGTGGTGTCTTCGGCACGCAAGAACACTCTATTTCGTAGCCTAGTAGGACAAAGTGCTGGCATTCAAGAAGTACGTCACTTAATTGAACAAGTCTCTTCTACGGAAGCGAACGTGCTGATTCTTGGTGAATCTGGTACCGGTAAAGAAGTTGTAGCGCGTAATATTCACTATCACTCTAAACGTCGTACTGGGCCTTTCGTGCCGGTAAACTGTGGTGCTATCCCACCAGATTTACTTGAGAGTGAATTGTTTGGTCATGAGAAGGGCGCGTTTACTGGTGCGATTACCGCACGTAAAGGTCGTTTTGAATTGGCTGAGGGTGGCACACTGTTTCTTGATGAAATTGGCGATATGCCAATGGCGATGCAAGTTAAGTTGTTGCGTGTACTGCAAGAGCGATGCTTTGAACGCGTCGGTGGTAACAGCACCATACAAGCTGATGTTCGTGTGATTGCGGCAACCCACCGCAACCTTGAAGATATGATCGATGATGATTTGTTCCGTGAAGATCTTTACTACCGCTTGAATGTATTCCCAATCGAAATGCCGGCGCTTCAGGACCGTAAAGAAGATATTCCACTGTTGCTTCAAGAGTTGATGACTCGAATGGAAGCGGAAGGCAGCATGCCTATCTGCTTTACCGCTCGTGCGATTAACTCTCTAATGGAGCACTACTGGCCAGGTAACGTTCGTGAATTAGCGAACCTGGTTGAGCGAATGGTTATCCTGTATCCAAACAGCTTGGTTGATGTGAATCACCTTCCAACTAAATATCGATACAGCGATATTCCTGAGTTCCAGCCTGAGTTTAATAGCTTTGTATCTGAAGAAGAGCAAGAGCGTGATGCACTTTCCGACCTGTTCGCAGAAGATTTCAGCTTTGATCAGCAAGATGAACTTGCTGACAACGCCAATGCACCTCAAGAGTTACCGCCAGAAGGGGTTAACCTGAAAGAGTTACTCGCGGATATGGAAGTGAATATGATCAATCAAGCCTTGGAAGCGCAAGGAGGCATTGTTGCCCGTGCTGCTGACATGCTTGGAATGCGCAGAACCACTCTGGTTGAAAAAATGCGTAAATATAACTTGCAGCGATAG
- a CDS encoding sensor histidine kinase, whose product MHVSNEPENQSHLDSVEQQVERYKQVLDVMPAGVILLDTHGEVREANPEAHRILGVELVGEKWFSVIQSAFDPKDDDGHEISLKNGRKVRLAISASTTGQLILITDLTETRLLQSRVSDLQRLSSLGRMVASLAHQVRTPLSSAMLYASNLAAPNLPPATKTRFQSKLMDRLHDLEKQVNDMLLFAKGGDNKVVKPFTVAELITEFHPMVEAALKTSQIDYCQEVEGEQTQMFGNANAIASALSNLVLNAVQIAGKESQIDVFFRPVNGELKISVQDSGPGVPKELQGKIMEPFFTTRSQGTGLGLAVVQMVCRAHEGRLELISEEGDGACFTMCLPLERSASSENE is encoded by the coding sequence ATGCACGTATCGAACGAACCAGAAAATCAATCACACCTAGATTCTGTTGAGCAGCAGGTTGAACGCTATAAGCAAGTACTCGATGTAATGCCTGCAGGGGTTATCTTGTTAGATACTCATGGCGAAGTGAGAGAAGCGAACCCTGAAGCGCACCGTATCCTTGGGGTTGAGTTGGTTGGTGAGAAGTGGTTTTCAGTGATTCAAAGTGCCTTCGACCCAAAAGACGATGATGGTCATGAGATCTCATTAAAGAACGGTCGAAAGGTACGTTTGGCCATTTCAGCCTCTACTACAGGTCAGCTAATTTTGATTACTGACCTGACAGAAACTCGTCTATTGCAGTCTCGAGTGAGTGATCTTCAACGCTTGTCTTCGTTAGGTCGAATGGTGGCTTCGCTTGCTCATCAGGTTCGTACGCCGTTATCTAGTGCGATGCTGTATGCATCAAACCTTGCCGCGCCGAATCTGCCGCCGGCAACAAAAACGCGTTTTCAATCTAAGCTTATGGATAGATTGCATGACTTAGAGAAGCAAGTGAATGACATGTTGTTGTTTGCCAAAGGTGGCGATAATAAGGTGGTGAAACCTTTTACCGTGGCTGAATTGATTACCGAATTTCACCCTATGGTGGAAGCGGCATTGAAAACCAGTCAGATTGATTATTGCCAGGAAGTTGAGGGCGAACAGACTCAAATGTTTGGCAACGCCAACGCCATCGCTTCAGCGTTAAGTAACTTGGTTTTGAACGCGGTTCAAATTGCGGGTAAAGAATCGCAGATTGATGTTTTTTTTAGACCCGTAAACGGCGAGCTTAAGATATCAGTGCAAGACAGTGGGCCGGGCGTACCGAAAGAGCTTCAAGGTAAAATCATGGAACCCTTCTTTACCACTCGTTCGCAAGGTACAGGTCTAGGCTTAGCGGTTGTACAAATGGTATGTCGTGCACATGAAGGCCGACTTGAATTGATATCAGAAGAAGGGGACGGCGCATGCTTTACCATGTGCTTGCCGCTGGAAAGAAGTGCTTCTTCTGAAAACGAATAA
- a CDS encoding sigma-54-dependent transcriptional regulator yields MAQSKVLIVEDDEGLREALVDTLALAGYEWLEADCAEDALVKLKSNSVDIVVSDVQMAGMGGLALLRNIKQHWPNLPVLLMTAYANIEDAVAAMKEGAIDYMAKPFAPEVLLNMVSRYAPVKSDDNGDAIVADEKSIKLMMLADKVAKTDANVMVLGPSGSGKEVMSRYIHNASSRKDGPFVAINCAAIPDNMLEATLFGYEKGAFTGAIQACPGKFEQAQGGTILLDEISEMDLSLQAKLLRVLQEREVERLGSRKSIKLDVRVLATSNRDLKQYVSEGNFREDLYYRLNVFPISWPPLCERKGDIEPLAKHLVERHCTKLGMPVPVMSAQAISKLVNYPWPGNVRELDNVVQRALILSEQENISGEHILLEGVDWQDASSLQQIVEGSDVAAPEIKPIAEANPINKIAASSEGLGNELRDQEYAIILETLIACNGRRKDMAEKLGISPRTLRYKLAKMRDAGIDIPN; encoded by the coding sequence ATGGCTCAAAGCAAAGTGTTAATCGTCGAAGATGATGAAGGTCTACGCGAAGCCCTTGTCGACACGCTCGCGCTTGCTGGCTATGAATGGCTGGAAGCGGATTGTGCGGAAGATGCTCTGGTCAAATTAAAGTCTAACTCCGTTGATATTGTCGTATCTGATGTTCAGATGGCAGGCATGGGTGGTTTGGCACTATTGAGAAATATCAAGCAGCATTGGCCAAATTTGCCTGTGCTGTTGATGACAGCTTATGCCAACATCGAAGATGCCGTTGCTGCAATGAAAGAGGGCGCCATAGACTATATGGCAAAGCCATTTGCGCCTGAAGTTCTGCTAAATATGGTGAGCCGTTATGCTCCCGTAAAATCGGATGATAATGGCGACGCTATCGTTGCCGATGAGAAAAGCATCAAGTTAATGATGTTGGCTGATAAGGTGGCTAAAACCGATGCCAACGTCATGGTATTAGGCCCAAGTGGTTCTGGTAAAGAAGTGATGTCTCGTTACATTCACAATGCCTCTAGCCGAAAAGATGGCCCGTTTGTCGCGATTAACTGCGCGGCGATCCCAGACAACATGTTAGAAGCGACGCTGTTTGGTTATGAAAAAGGCGCATTTACTGGCGCGATCCAAGCTTGCCCAGGGAAATTCGAGCAAGCGCAGGGCGGCACTATTTTGTTGGATGAGATCAGTGAAATGGATCTTAGCCTACAAGCCAAACTACTGCGTGTATTGCAAGAACGCGAAGTTGAGCGGTTAGGTAGCCGCAAGAGCATCAAATTAGACGTCCGCGTATTAGCGACCAGTAACCGTGATCTAAAACAGTATGTTTCTGAAGGGAACTTTCGTGAAGATTTATACTATCGCCTGAATGTATTCCCAATTTCTTGGCCTCCGCTTTGCGAGCGTAAAGGTGATATTGAGCCTTTGGCCAAGCACTTAGTTGAGCGCCACTGCACCAAGCTTGGTATGCCAGTGCCAGTGATGTCGGCACAAGCGATCAGTAAACTCGTCAATTATCCGTGGCCGGGAAATGTTCGTGAATTAGACAATGTGGTACAGCGTGCGTTAATATTGAGCGAACAAGAGAACATCTCTGGCGAGCACATCCTTCTTGAAGGTGTTGATTGGCAAGACGCAAGCAGCCTACAACAAATCGTCGAAGGCAGTGATGTTGCTGCGCCAGAAATCAAGCCTATTGCCGAAGCAAACCCAATTAATAAAATCGCGGCTAGCAGCGAGGGGTTAGGTAATGAGCTTAGAGATCAAGAGTATGCGATCATTCTTGAAACCCTGATAGCATGTAATGGCCGACGCAAAGATATGGCTGAAAAACTGGGGATTAGCCCTCGTACATTGCGTTACAAGCTGGCGAAAATGCGCGATGCTGGAATAGATATCCCAAACTGA
- the fliE gene encoding flagellar hook-basal body complex protein FliE, which produces MRIDGLQGEMQAMMVEAASARPAATGQAVGADFGNMLTNAINNVNSLQKTSGDLQARFDSGDQSVSLSDVMIARNKSSVAFEATIQIRNKLVESYKELMNMPV; this is translated from the coding sequence ATGAGAATAGATGGTTTACAAGGCGAAATGCAGGCGATGATGGTCGAAGCTGCCAGCGCGCGTCCCGCAGCAACGGGGCAAGCGGTCGGTGCAGATTTTGGCAACATGCTGACTAATGCCATCAATAATGTGAACTCATTACAAAAGACCTCTGGTGATCTTCAAGCTCGTTTTGATAGTGGCGACCAAAGCGTATCCCTATCGGACGTGATGATTGCTCGTAATAAATCTAGCGTGGCTTTTGAGGCGACGATCCAAATTAGAAATAAATTGGTCGAATCGTACAAAGAGCTGATGAATATGCCGGTATAA
- the fliF gene encoding flagellar basal-body MS-ring/collar protein FliF: MADNSQTTDLTVSDSNDHALIAGSELDGEGQNPDLGERSSSKFDMAVGDLDLLRQVVLVLSISICVALIVMLFFWVKEPEMRPLGAYETEELIPVLDYLDLQKIEYTLEGNTISVPASEYNSLKLNMVRAGLNQERNAGDDILMQDMGFGVSQRLEQERLKLSRERQLAKAIEQMKQVRKAQVLLALPKQSVFVRHNQEASASVFLTLKTGNNLKQQEVDSVVDMVASAVPGMKTSRITVTDQHGRLLSSGSQDPMSAARRKEHELERNQEQALREKIDSILIPILGFGNYTAQVDIQLDFSAVEQTRKRFDPNTPATRSEYTLEDYNNGNTVAGIPGALSNQPPADASIPQDVAQMKDGAMTGQGSVHKEATRNFELDTTISHERKQSGTVNRQTVSVAIKDRQSLNPDTGEVVHTPIPASEINAIRQVLIGTVGFDESRGDLLNVLSMQFAPQVTDVVADVPIWEHPNFNDWVRWFASALVIIVVVLVLVRPAMKKLLNPAADNDDQMYGPDGMPIGVDGETSLIGGDIEGGELFEFGSSIDLPNLHKDEDVLKAVRALVANEPELAAQVVKNWMVDG; this comes from the coding sequence GTGGCAGATAATAGTCAAACAACAGATTTAACCGTAAGCGATAGCAACGACCACGCACTTATTGCAGGCTCTGAGCTAGACGGAGAAGGGCAAAATCCCGATCTAGGTGAACGCAGTTCATCGAAGTTCGATATGGCTGTCGGTGATCTCGATTTACTCCGTCAGGTCGTGTTAGTCCTTTCTATCTCTATCTGTGTAGCGCTGATTGTGATGCTGTTTTTCTGGGTGAAAGAGCCAGAAATGCGTCCACTAGGGGCTTACGAAACAGAAGAATTGATCCCCGTTCTTGATTACTTGGATCTGCAAAAGATCGAGTACACGCTTGAAGGCAATACCATCTCAGTACCGGCGAGTGAGTACAACTCATTGAAGCTTAATATGGTACGAGCGGGTTTGAACCAAGAGCGAAACGCGGGTGATGACATCCTCATGCAAGACATGGGCTTTGGTGTATCACAACGTTTAGAACAAGAACGCCTTAAATTAAGCCGTGAAAGACAGCTTGCCAAAGCGATTGAGCAGATGAAACAGGTGCGTAAAGCTCAGGTTTTACTGGCGTTGCCGAAGCAAAGCGTGTTTGTGCGTCACAATCAAGAAGCCTCCGCTTCCGTATTCCTAACCCTTAAAACGGGCAACAATCTTAAGCAACAAGAAGTCGATTCTGTTGTGGATATGGTCGCTAGTGCCGTTCCGGGAATGAAAACCTCACGTATTACGGTGACTGATCAGCATGGCCGATTGTTGAGCTCAGGCTCTCAAGACCCAATGTCTGCAGCGCGTCGTAAAGAACACGAGTTAGAGCGCAATCAAGAACAGGCTCTACGTGAAAAAATTGATTCTATTCTGATTCCTATTCTTGGGTTTGGTAACTATACCGCTCAGGTTGATATTCAGCTCGACTTCAGTGCTGTGGAACAAACCCGAAAGCGTTTTGATCCGAATACACCTGCGACTCGAAGTGAATACACCTTAGAAGATTACAACAACGGTAATACTGTGGCGGGTATTCCTGGAGCTTTGAGTAATCAGCCACCTGCTGATGCCTCAATCCCACAAGATGTTGCTCAGATGAAAGACGGCGCAATGACGGGGCAAGGGTCGGTTCACAAAGAAGCGACCCGAAACTTTGAGTTAGACACCACCATCAGCCATGAACGTAAACAGAGTGGCACGGTCAATCGCCAGACGGTATCGGTAGCGATCAAAGACCGTCAATCGTTGAACCCAGATACGGGCGAAGTGGTTCATACTCCAATCCCTGCCAGCGAAATCAACGCGATTCGTCAGGTATTGATTGGTACTGTTGGATTTGATGAAAGCCGCGGTGATTTACTGAACGTGTTAAGCATGCAGTTCGCACCACAAGTGACAGATGTTGTGGCAGATGTGCCTATCTGGGAGCATCCAAACTTTAATGATTGGGTTCGTTGGTTTGCGAGTGCCTTGGTTATTATTGTGGTGGTATTGGTACTTGTTCGCCCTGCAATGAAGAAACTGCTTAATCCTGCAGCTGACAATGATGATCAAATGTACGGCCCTGATGGCATGCCAATTGGTGTCGACGGCGAAACCAGCTTAATTGGTGGTGATATTGAAGGTGGTGAGCTGTTTGAATTTGGTTCAAGCATTGACTTGCCAAACCTTCATAAAGACGAGGACGTGCTGAAAGCAGTACGTGCACTTGTAGCGAATGAACCAGAGCTAGCAGCTCAAGTAGTTAAGAATTGGATGGTAGATGGCTAA
- the fliG gene encoding flagellar motor switch protein FliG, with protein MANEIVPQQTEGGEVLDVSSVDIGSISGDERAAILLLSLNEEDAAGIIRHLEPKQVQRVGSAMARATDLSQEKVGAVHRAFLDDIQKYTNIGMGSEDFMRNALVAALGEDKANNLVDQILLGTGSKGLDSLKWMDPRQVASIIINEHPQIQTIVLSYLDADQSAEILSQFPERVRLDLMMRIANLEEVQPSALAELNEIMEKQFAGQAGAQAAKIGGLKAAAEIMNYMDNNVEGVLMDQIRDQDEDMATQIQDLMFVFENLIEVDDQGVQRLLRDVPQDILQKALKGADDGLREKIFKNMSKRAADMMRDDIEAMPPVKVSDVEAAQKEILGIARKMADSGEIMLSGGADEFL; from the coding sequence ATGGCTAACGAAATAGTTCCACAACAAACTGAAGGCGGTGAAGTGCTTGATGTCTCTAGCGTGGATATCGGCTCTATCTCAGGCGATGAGCGCGCTGCGATCTTGTTGCTCAGTTTAAACGAAGAAGACGCTGCTGGTATTATTCGTCACCTAGAGCCAAAGCAGGTTCAGCGTGTCGGTAGTGCGATGGCGCGAGCTACGGATTTATCTCAAGAGAAAGTCGGCGCAGTGCACCGTGCTTTCTTAGATGATATTCAGAAGTACACCAACATTGGTATGGGCAGCGAAGACTTTATGCGTAACGCATTGGTGGCTGCTCTGGGTGAAGACAAGGCGAATAACCTTGTCGATCAAATCCTTCTCGGCACAGGTTCGAAAGGTTTGGATTCGCTTAAGTGGATGGATCCTCGTCAGGTGGCGAGTATCATCATCAACGAACACCCTCAAATTCAAACGATTGTTTTGTCGTATCTCGATGCCGATCAATCGGCTGAGATTCTGTCACAGTTCCCAGAGCGTGTTCGTCTGGATCTAATGATGCGTATTGCGAACCTTGAAGAAGTTCAACCGTCAGCTCTTGCTGAACTGAACGAAATCATGGAGAAACAGTTTGCGGGTCAAGCGGGTGCTCAAGCTGCCAAAATTGGTGGCCTGAAAGCTGCGGCTGAGATCATGAACTACATGGACAACAACGTAGAAGGTGTCTTGATGGATCAAATCCGAGATCAAGACGAAGACATGGCAACCCAGATTCAAGATCTTATGTTTGTCTTTGAAAACCTAATTGAAGTTGATGACCAAGGTGTTCAGCGACTGCTGCGTGATGTTCCACAAGACATTCTACAGAAAGCGCTTAAAGGTGCTGATGATGGTCTACGCGAGAAGATCTTCAAGAATATGTCTAAACGTGCTGCCGATATGATGAGAGACGATATTGAGGCGATGCCGCCAGTGAAAGTCTCTGATGTGGAAGCGGCTCAGAAAGAGATATTGGGTATTGCGAGGAAGATGGCAGACAGTGGCGAGATTATGCTGTCTGGTGGCGCCGACGAGTTCCTTTAA
- the fliH gene encoding flagellar assembly protein FliH yields the protein MSGDRKRGFLRPEEDNTVAQPQKWGLPDYTSDVNKQAKETAFNYDPGWMPTVEEAIEDEELVLTEEQIELIKQGAYQEGLHQGQEAGFKQGYEKGKEEGFAAGHEEGNQAGKLEGVTAGQEYIQQQVAIFMGLANQFAQPLELMNAQVEKQLVDMVLTMVKEVVHVEVQTNPQIILDTVKESVESLPISGHAITLKLNPEDVAIIRSAYGETELDCRNWTLVAEPALNRGDVQIEAGESSVNYRMEDRVKNVIQNFCGANRHQGHE from the coding sequence ATGTCAGGTGATAGAAAACGCGGCTTCCTTCGCCCTGAAGAAGATAATACGGTTGCCCAACCTCAGAAATGGGGGCTACCTGACTATACCTCTGATGTGAATAAACAAGCCAAAGAAACGGCGTTTAACTACGATCCTGGTTGGATGCCAACGGTTGAAGAAGCCATTGAAGATGAAGAGCTGGTTCTAACTGAAGAGCAGATCGAGCTGATCAAACAAGGTGCTTATCAGGAAGGCCTTCATCAAGGGCAAGAGGCTGGTTTTAAACAAGGTTACGAAAAAGGCAAAGAAGAAGGGTTTGCCGCTGGCCATGAAGAAGGCAATCAAGCTGGTAAGCTTGAAGGCGTGACCGCTGGCCAAGAGTACATTCAGCAACAAGTGGCCATCTTTATGGGGCTTGCCAACCAGTTTGCTCAGCCACTAGAGCTGATGAATGCTCAGGTTGAGAAGCAGCTGGTAGACATGGTACTGACCATGGTCAAAGAAGTGGTTCATGTTGAAGTGCAAACCAATCCACAAATCATATTAGATACCGTCAAAGAGTCGGTAGAGTCCCTGCCAATTTCTGGTCATGCAATTACATTGAAGCTTAACCCGGAAGATGTGGCGATCATTCGCTCTGCATATGGTGAAACAGAATTGGATTGCCGTAATTGGACGTTAGTTGCGGAGCCCGCACTTAATCGTGGTGATGTACAAATCGAAGCGGGTGAGTCGAGCGTTAACTACCGCATGGAAGATCGCGTGAAAAACGTCATTCAAAACTTCTGCGGCGCAAACCGTCACCAAGGTCATGAGTAA
- the fliI gene encoding flagellar protein export ATPase FliI, with product MLELANRLSQYKVEGLKSRPIASGKLVRVVGLTLEATGCKAPIGSLCLVETMSGQMEAEVVGFSGDNLFLMPSEQITGILPGAHVTPMTTESGIPVGMELLGRVIDGVGNPLDGLGPIYTEQRASFNAEPINPLARKPISEPLDVGLKAINGLLTVGKGQRIGLFAGSGVGKSVTLGMMTRGTTAQVVVVGLIGERGREVKEFIEEILGEDGRKRSVVVAAPADSSPLMRLKGCQTALAVAEYFRDQGLDVLLLMDSLTRFAQAQREIALSVGEPPATKGYPPSVFAKLPALVERAGNGNDEQGSITAFFTVLTEGDDLQDPIADASRAILDGHVVLSREMADAGHYPAIDVEKSVSRVMPQITTEEHVLMSKAVRQVLSICRKNQDLVSIGAYKPGTDPAIDSAFTLKPKLDEYLQQKMKETVPYDMCVNMLKHVLGG from the coding sequence ATGCTTGAGTTAGCGAACCGTCTCAGTCAGTACAAAGTCGAAGGGCTAAAATCGCGACCAATTGCATCTGGTAAGTTAGTCCGTGTTGTTGGCTTAACGCTTGAAGCGACAGGCTGTAAAGCACCAATCGGCAGTTTGTGTTTAGTTGAAACTATGTCTGGTCAGATGGAAGCCGAAGTTGTCGGTTTCTCTGGCGATAATCTATTCTTGATGCCGAGCGAACAAATCACCGGGATCTTACCTGGCGCTCACGTCACGCCAATGACCACCGAAAGTGGTATCCCTGTAGGAATGGAACTGCTTGGTCGAGTGATCGACGGCGTCGGTAATCCACTCGACGGCCTAGGTCCAATCTATACCGAGCAACGTGCTTCATTCAATGCTGAGCCAATCAACCCGTTAGCACGCAAACCGATTTCTGAACCCCTTGATGTTGGATTAAAAGCCATTAATGGATTGTTAACCGTGGGTAAAGGACAGCGTATCGGTCTGTTCGCAGGTTCTGGTGTCGGTAAATCCGTAACTCTGGGCATGATGACTCGAGGCACAACTGCGCAAGTAGTGGTCGTAGGCCTAATCGGTGAGCGTGGACGAGAAGTTAAAGAATTTATTGAAGAGATTCTTGGAGAGGATGGTCGTAAGCGATCTGTAGTGGTCGCGGCTCCTGCTGATTCATCGCCATTGATGCGACTGAAAGGCTGCCAAACCGCACTGGCCGTCGCCGAGTATTTCCGAGACCAAGGCTTAGATGTTCTGTTGTTGATGGACTCATTGACCCGTTTTGCTCAGGCTCAACGTGAAATTGCTCTGTCTGTGGGTGAGCCGCCAGCAACCAAAGGTTATCCGCCATCAGTATTCGCCAAGCTTCCTGCGCTGGTGGAACGTGCGGGTAACGGCAACGATGAACAAGGCTCTATCACGGCTTTCTTTACCGTGTTAACCGAAGGCGATGACTTACAAGATCCGATTGCGGATGCGTCGCGAGCGATTCTCGATGGTCACGTTGTATTGTCGCGTGAGATGGCCGATGCGGGTCATTACCCTGCGATCGATGTCGAGAAATCCGTCAGTCGTGTTATGCCGCAAATTACCACTGAAGAACATGTTTTGATGTCGAAAGCGGTAAGGCAAGTGCTGTCTATTTGTCGTAAAAACCAAGATTTGGTTTCGATTGGTGCTTATAAGCCAGGAACTGACCCTGCAATTGATAGTGCCTTCACTTTGAAGCCGAAATTGGACGAATACTTGCAACAGAAGATGAAAGAAACTGTCCCGTACGACATGTGTGTCAACATGTTGAAGCATGTATTGGGTGGCTAA
- the fliJ gene encoding flagellar export protein FliJ — protein sequence MDNALEFLLDQAKDQENQAVLALNKANSELQGYYEQVAQIEKYRLDYCQQLVDRGKAGLTASQYGHLNRFLTQLDETLSKQREAEHHFKNQVDNCQNYWMELRKKRKSYEWLMEKKQKEKAKLQDLRDQKQMDEFSTLLYSRKKM from the coding sequence ATGGATAACGCATTAGAATTTTTGCTCGATCAAGCTAAAGATCAAGAGAACCAAGCCGTACTTGCGCTTAACAAAGCGAACTCTGAGCTGCAAGGTTACTATGAGCAGGTTGCGCAGATTGAAAAGTATCGACTTGATTACTGCCAGCAGCTTGTCGACCGTGGTAAGGCTGGCTTAACGGCGAGTCAATATGGTCACTTGAATCGTTTCTTAACCCAGTTAGATGAAACATTATCCAAGCAGCGAGAAGCCGAGCACCACTTTAAAAATCAAGTCGACAATTGCCAAAACTACTGGATGGAGTTACGAAAAAAACGTAAATCCTACGAGTGGTTGATGGAGAAAAAGCAAAAAGAAAAAGCAAAGTTGCAAGACCTAAGAGATCAAAAGCAAATGGATGAGTTCTCGACGCTGTTATACAGCCGAAAAAAGATGTGA